From the Patescibacteria group bacterium genome, one window contains:
- a CDS encoding DUF763 domain-containing protein: protein MNRGIATFTLDYGVCPPWLFQRMVKLGRSMIEVMIDEFGPDEFVKRIGQPAWFQSLGTVLAFDWNASGLTTILTAALKEAIRGQERDLGVFICGGKGKTSKKTPEEIKNWSGNIDFSEKATRQLVFSSKMAAKVDSSLIQDGFQIYHHSFFFSKNGAWTVVQQGMNIQNQTARRYHWSSSLKENFDFVDKPHLGIVSQIRKKSVLDLTAKISNKNRELSLNLVDGGFKSVMKNFKVLDYYQTPLSQSLRLQFRGENLDLLNLERKEFQHHPVEKENFFENRYLRKIINQVCEVQPKTYQELVSLPGVGPKTVRALSLVGEVIYGAKPSYQDPARFSFAFGGKDATPYPVDCPTYDQAIQIMKQLVAKAKINPVEKDKILFKIGK, encoded by the coding sequence ATGAACAGAGGAATAGCGACTTTTACATTGGATTACGGAGTTTGCCCGCCCTGGCTGTTCCAACGGATGGTTAAACTGGGCCGGTCAATGATTGAGGTGATGATTGATGAGTTCGGTCCGGATGAGTTTGTCAAAAGAATCGGTCAGCCGGCCTGGTTTCAGTCATTGGGAACTGTTTTGGCTTTTGATTGGAACGCTTCTGGTTTGACCACAATTTTAACCGCGGCATTAAAAGAGGCGATTCGCGGGCAGGAGCGGGATCTGGGCGTGTTTATCTGCGGCGGCAAAGGCAAAACCTCAAAAAAGACTCCAGAAGAGATAAAAAACTGGAGCGGGAATATTGATTTTTCAGAAAAAGCCACCCGTCAGTTGGTTTTTAGCTCAAAGATGGCCGCCAAGGTTGACAGCTCTTTAATTCAAGATGGGTTTCAGATTTATCACCACAGCTTTTTCTTTTCTAAAAACGGCGCCTGGACTGTGGTTCAGCAGGGAATGAATATTCAAAATCAAACTGCCCGACGTTATCACTGGTCAAGCTCGCTAAAAGAAAATTTTGATTTTGTTGATAAGCCGCATTTAGGCATTGTCAGCCAGATAAGAAAAAAATCAGTGCTGGATCTAACCGCGAAAATCAGCAATAAAAATCGGGAGTTAAGCTTGAATTTGGTTGACGGCGGCTTTAAGTCAGTAATGAAAAATTTTAAGGTTTTAGATTATTATCAAACGCCATTAAGCCAATCTCTAAGACTGCAGTTTAGGGGCGAGAACTTAGATTTGCTGAATTTGGAGAGAAAAGAATTCCAGCATCATCCAGTGGAAAAAGAAAATTTTTTTGAGAACAGGTATTTAAGAAAGATTATTAACCAAGTTTGCGAAGTCCAGCCAAAAACTTACCAGGAACTGGTTAGTTTGCCAGGGGTCGGGCCGAAAACAGTCAGGGCTTTGAGTTTGGTTGGCGAAGTGATTTATGGCGCTAAGCCGTCTTATCAAGATCCAGCCAGATTCAGTTTTGCTTTTGGCGGCAAAGATGCGACTCCCTATCCGGTCGATTGCCCGACTTATGACCAAGCCATTCAAATAATGAAGCAGTTGGTTGCCAAAGCGAAAATCAATCCGGTTGAAAAAGATAAGATTTTATTTAAAATAGGTAAATAA
- the aspS gene encoding aspartate--tRNA ligase, translated as MERISINQTKNKMGQEVFVAGWINSRRDHGKLIFIDLRDRSGILQVVFAPDNQQLHQTADKLRSEWVIGIKGKINQRPKGMENPELETGQIELQAKELVVYSEAKTLPFLVETDGKEVSEELRLKYRYLDLRRKRMQENLGLRHQVELFMREWLTARGFIEIETPILTKSTPEGARDYVVPSRVEPGKFYALPQSPQQYKQLLMVAGFEKYFQIARCLRDEDPRGDRQPEFTQLDIEMSFVNEEEEILSLVEQLFIEMVQKLVPGKTISQIPFPRISYQEAMEKYGSDKPDLRKNKNDPNELAFGFVVDFPMFEWKETEKRWDAVHHPFTMPKADSAEDFWQKFKTDPGKILAKQYDFVLNGYEIAGGSLRIHNADLLAAVFEAMGNKKQEIENKFGHMLEAFSYGVPPHGGIAPGIDRLIMILQNEPSIREVFAFPKTGDGRDLMMGAPSAIDEAQLKELKLKIEK; from the coding sequence ATGGAAAGGATATCAATTAATCAAACAAAGAATAAAATGGGCCAGGAAGTTTTTGTTGCCGGCTGGATTAATTCAAGACGAGACCATGGCAAGCTGATTTTTATTGATTTACGAGACCGGTCAGGAATCTTGCAAGTGGTTTTCGCTCCGGACAATCAGCAGCTTCATCAAACCGCGGACAAACTTCGGTCAGAATGGGTAATTGGCATTAAAGGGAAAATCAATCAGAGGCCAAAAGGGATGGAAAATCCGGAGTTAGAAACCGGCCAGATTGAACTTCAGGCAAAAGAGTTGGTTGTTTATTCAGAAGCGAAAACTCTGCCGTTTTTGGTTGAAACTGACGGTAAAGAGGTTTCTGAAGAGCTTAGATTAAAGTATCGGTATCTAGACCTTCGGAGAAAAAGAATGCAGGAGAATCTTGGGTTAAGACATCAAGTTGAGCTGTTTATGAGAGAATGGCTAACAGCAAGAGGTTTTATAGAAATTGAAACCCCGATTTTAACCAAATCAACTCCAGAGGGAGCTAGAGATTATGTTGTTCCTTCAAGAGTTGAGCCAGGAAAGTTTTATGCCTTGCCTCAATCGCCCCAGCAGTATAAGCAGTTATTAATGGTAGCTGGTTTTGAAAAGTATTTTCAGATTGCCCGATGTTTAAGAGACGAGGATCCGAGAGGGGATCGCCAGCCAGAGTTTACCCAATTGGATATTGAGATGAGTTTTGTTAATGAAGAAGAGGAAATTCTTTCATTGGTGGAACAGCTTTTTATTGAGATGGTTCAGAAGCTGGTGCCGGGAAAAACCATTAGCCAGATTCCTTTTCCGAGAATTTCTTATCAAGAAGCAATGGAGAAATATGGCTCGGATAAACCGGATTTAAGAAAAAACAAAAACGACCCGAATGAATTAGCCTTTGGCTTTGTTGTTGATTTTCCGATGTTTGAGTGGAAAGAAACAGAAAAAAGATGGGATGCGGTTCATCATCCTTTTACTATGCCTAAAGCAGATAGCGCTGAGGATTTTTGGCAAAAATTTAAAACTGATCCCGGAAAAATTTTAGCCAAGCAGTATGATTTTGTTTTGAATGGTTATGAGATTGCCGGCGGGTCGTTGAGAATTCATAACGCCGATCTTTTGGCAGCCGTTTTTGAGGCGATGGGGAATAAAAAACAGGAAATAGAAAATAAATTTGGCCATATGTTGGAGGCGTTTTCTTACGGTGTGCCGCCCCATGGTGGGATTGCGCCTGGAATTGATCGATTAATTATGATTTTGCAGAATGAGCCAAGCATCAGGGAGGTATTTGCTTTTCCAAAAACCGGTGATGGCCGGGATTTGATGATGGGAGCGCCGTCAGCGATAGACGAGGCGCAGTTAAAAGAGCTGAAGCTGAAAATAGAAAAATAA
- a CDS encoding nucleoside triphosphate pyrophosphohydrolase family protein codes for MTFEEYQKISRKTAQYPESGKNFIYPALGLAGETGEVIEKIKKLIRDKNSELTEEYRQEIEKELGDVLWYLAQLATELGISLEQVAVLNLDKLLSRLNRGVIQGDGDSR; via the coding sequence ATGACTTTTGAAGAGTACCAAAAGATTTCCCGGAAAACTGCCCAATATCCAGAATCAGGAAAAAATTTTATTTACCCGGCTTTGGGTTTGGCGGGCGAGACGGGCGAAGTCATCGAGAAAATAAAAAAACTAATTCGGGATAAAAACAGCGAGCTGACCGAGGAGTATCGTCAAGAAATTGAAAAAGAGCTGGGCGATGTGCTTTGGTATTTGGCCCAATTGGCAACAGAGTTAGGTATTTCTTTGGAGCAAGTCGCGGTTTTAAATTTGGATAAACTGCTGTCAAGATTAAACCGGGGAGTAATTCAGGGCGACGGCGACAGCCGATAA
- a CDS encoding nucleoside-diphosphate kinase produces MNNYKQERTLAVIKPDGVQRGLIGEVIKRYERSGLKLISLKLIVPTEELIEKHYLVDPDWKKKVGEKSIQAYKDKGLEPAETEPGKAGEKVLNSLKKYLSSGPVVAMAWQGMNAVKIIRKITGGTEPLTSDVGTIRGDLTIDSYQVADIDGRAVRNLIHASGSVEEAEKEIGLWFGQKELVNYRLVGESILYDVNLDGILE; encoded by the coding sequence ATGAATAATTATAAGCAAGAAAGAACATTGGCAGTAATTAAACCGGACGGAGTCCAAAGGGGCTTGATCGGCGAAGTGATTAAAAGGTATGAAAGAAGCGGCTTGAAACTGATTAGTTTGAAATTAATTGTTCCGACCGAAGAGTTAATAGAGAAGCATTATTTGGTTGATCCGGATTGGAAGAAAAAAGTCGGAGAAAAATCTATTCAGGCGTATAAAGATAAAGGTTTGGAGCCTGCGGAAACAGAACCGGGGAAAGCCGGTGAGAAAGTTTTAAACAGCTTGAAAAAATATTTAAGCTCCGGGCCGGTCGTGGCAATGGCTTGGCAAGGAATGAACGCCGTTAAGATTATTAGAAAAATTACCGGCGGAACCGAGCCATTAACTTCAGATGTCGGCACGATTCGGGGCGATCTAACAATTGATTCTTATCAAGTGGCTGATATTGACGGACGGGCAGTAAGAAATTTGATTCACGCTTCTGGCTCAGTTGAAGAAGCAGAAAAAGAAATTGGCTTATGGTTTGGGCAAAAAGAGCTGGTTAATTACCGTTTGGTTGGCGAGTCAATTCTTTATGATGTTAATTTAGACGGGATTTTGGAGTAA
- a CDS encoding EamA family transporter — protein MWLIYALLSALFAALVAIFAKLGLKTVDSTLVTIIRAVIMAGFLVVFGAATNKFSNFSFTSLGNRDWGLVLLSGIAGAVSWLFYFLALKLGLASKVSAVDRLSLVFVIILAGLFLGEKLTAKTILGALLMVLGAALISLK, from the coding sequence ATGTGGTTAATCTACGCTTTATTATCAGCTTTGTTCGCGGCCTTAGTGGCAATCTTTGCCAAGTTGGGTTTAAAAACAGTTGATTCAACCCTAGTGACAATTATTCGGGCCGTAATTATGGCCGGGTTTCTGGTGGTTTTTGGCGCGGCGACAAACAAATTTAGCAATTTTTCTTTTACCAGTTTGGGCAATAGAGACTGGGGCTTGGTTTTGTTATCCGGAATTGCGGGCGCAGTTTCTTGGTTGTTTTACTTTTTAGCTTTAAAGCTCGGTTTGGCTTCTAAAGTGTCTGCGGTTGACAGGTTAAGTTTAGTTTTCGTGATTATTCTTGCCGGATTGTTTTTGGGCGAAAAACTGACAGCCAAGACGATTCTTGGCGCCTTGTTAATGGTTTTGGGCGCGGCTCTAATCTCCCTAAAATAA
- a CDS encoding undecaprenyl-diphosphate phosphatase encodes MHLFQILILSVIEGLTEFLPISSTAHLMIFSKLLSLEPTEFLKTFEIVIQLGAISAVLFLYFKKIFSNFGLIKKIAIGFLPTGITGLFFYSLFKFWLGRIDLALAMLFIGGAFLVLLEKFFKEKNKTEISLKDAFLIGCGQTLAMIPGVSRALATIISGMFLGYSRKTAVEFSFLLALPTMLGAVSLDLYKNYSLFSFSDWRILGLGFSLAFLSALFGVKFLLRLIQKNNFLAFGWYRMAFALLMFLIFF; translated from the coding sequence ATGCATTTGTTTCAAATATTAATTTTGTCTGTAATCGAGGGGTTGACTGAGTTCCTGCCGATTTCTTCCACGGCGCATTTAATGATTTTTTCCAAACTTTTAAGCCTGGAGCCAACCGAGTTCTTAAAAACTTTTGAGATTGTAATTCAACTTGGAGCAATCAGCGCAGTTTTGTTTTTATATTTTAAAAAGATATTTTCCAATTTTGGTTTAATTAAAAAAATCGCTATCGGTTTTTTGCCAACCGGAATAACCGGTTTATTTTTTTATTCTTTATTTAAATTTTGGCTCGGCCGGATTGATTTAGCCCTGGCAATGCTTTTTATTGGCGGCGCGTTTTTGGTTTTACTTGAGAAGTTTTTTAAAGAAAAGAATAAAACCGAGATAAGTTTAAAAGACGCTTTTTTAATTGGTTGCGGGCAAACTTTGGCAATGATCCCCGGAGTTTCCCGGGCTTTGGCAACAATTATCAGCGGAATGTTTTTGGGTTATTCTAGAAAAACTGCAGTTGAGTTTTCTTTTTTGCTGGCTTTGCCGACAATGTTAGGGGCAGTGAGTTTGGATTTATATAAAAATTATTCATTGTTTAGTTTTTCTGATTGGCGGATTTTAGGATTGGGATTTTCTTTGGCGTTCTTGAGCGCCTTGTTCGGGGTGAAGTTTTTATTAAGACTGATTCAGAAGAATAATTTTTTGGCTTTTGGCTGGTATCGGATGGCGTTTGCGCTTTTGATGTTTTTGATTTTCTTTTAA